A part of Pseudoalteromonas arctica A 37-1-2 genomic DNA contains:
- a CDS encoding HDOD domain-containing protein produces the protein MSTENALLTILVDRINNDTLVLPTLPEVAIKVRQAADNPDVNLMQMSDVISQDPALSARMIKVANSAIMGRSVKVSNLHQAVTRIGLRQIKNIATAMAMEQLFISNNELIKGYMGKAWQKTLTVASHSITLMEFYLKNNKHTSLNRDSITLAALVYNIGVLPILTEAERHPEVFANPSFLAHAIQKLSGKIGSSIMQAWEFPKEFVDVALSWADPSYKPDKVSYVDFIRVGAILEGTLQVSDKSAALQTYIDKGVIPSMQLFTSDEYNDMLKDVKNMFS, from the coding sequence ATGTCTACAGAAAACGCTTTATTAACGATTCTAGTCGATAGAATAAATAACGATACGTTGGTTTTACCAACGCTACCTGAAGTAGCGATTAAGGTTCGCCAAGCTGCAGATAACCCTGATGTGAATTTAATGCAAATGTCAGATGTAATCTCACAAGACCCAGCGCTTTCAGCTCGTATGATAAAAGTAGCTAATAGTGCAATTATGGGACGCTCTGTAAAAGTATCTAATTTGCATCAAGCAGTGACACGTATTGGACTGCGCCAAATTAAAAATATTGCAACGGCTATGGCTATGGAGCAATTATTTATATCAAACAATGAGCTAATTAAAGGCTACATGGGCAAGGCTTGGCAAAAAACATTAACCGTTGCTAGCCATTCAATAACACTCATGGAGTTTTACTTAAAAAACAATAAACACACTTCATTAAATCGTGATTCAATTACATTAGCTGCGCTTGTTTATAATATTGGTGTATTACCAATTTTAACTGAAGCTGAGCGCCACCCTGAAGTATTTGCAAATCCAAGCTTTTTAGCTCACGCAATTCAAAAGCTGAGTGGGAAAATTGGCTCATCGATTATGCAAGCGTGGGAATTTCCTAAAGAGTTTGTTGATGTAGCTCTAAGCTGGGCAGATCCAAGTTACAAACCTGATAAAGTTAGTTACGTAGACTTTATACGAGTAGGGGCTATTTTAGAGGGAACATTACAGGTTTCTGATAAGTCAGCAGCGCTGCAAACGTACATAGATAAAGGTGTAATACCGTCTATGCAATTATTCACAAGTGATGAATACAACGATATGCTAAAAGATGTGAAAAACATGTTTAGCTAA
- a CDS encoding calcium-binding protein, with translation MKSISYITLLAFSIFSAFSFAASNDIAKQFKKLDRNKDGFLSRSETAIDPALWSRFSSYDQDKDGKLTLSEYSLYTSK, from the coding sequence ATGAAAAGTATTAGCTATATAACGCTGCTGGCGTTTAGTATTTTTAGCGCATTTAGTTTTGCTGCAAGTAACGACATTGCAAAACAATTTAAAAAGCTAGATAGGAATAAAGACGGTTTTTTATCACGTTCAGAAACCGCTATAGATCCGGCTTTGTGGTCACGGTTTTCAAGCTACGATCAAGACAAAGACGGTAAGCTAACGCTAAGTGAATACAGTTTATACACTAGTAAATAA
- a CDS encoding sigma 54-interacting transcriptional regulator — translation MAATKVQGAKVLLVDDDASLLKLLAIRIESKGYEVTTCESGLTALQILKSQVFDAVITDLRMDEMDGMALHRQLQSRYPALPVIMMTAHGSIPDAVEATKQGIFAFITKPVDKDELFDSLAKAIEIHGVNADEAAPKSNIVTRSGAMLHLLEQVKLLGPTQVNVLISGASGTGKELLAQAIHQHSHVSGGPFVAINCGAVPGELLESELFGHKKGSFTGAIKDHQGLFQQAEGGTLFLDEIGDMPLNLQVKLLRVLQEKTIRPVGFQEEIAIDVRIVSATHKNLPEAILNQQFREDLYYRLNVVNLKLPPLCERREDISLLAQHFSASIAKRMKQTEKHFASDAMHALVRYDWPGNIRQLQNVVEQVVALTPSDVISEHLVLAALNSNETNVEPLSLNDAKKEFERDYVINTLKMAGGNVAEGAKLAKRNRSDFYKLIKKHNIDVDNLG, via the coding sequence ATGGCAGCAACTAAAGTGCAAGGTGCAAAAGTATTACTCGTTGACGACGACGCTAGCTTATTAAAACTGCTCGCTATTCGTATCGAATCAAAAGGATACGAAGTAACGACCTGTGAAAGCGGCTTAACCGCACTACAAATACTTAAAAGCCAAGTGTTTGACGCCGTAATAACCGACCTACGTATGGATGAAATGGATGGCATGGCACTGCATCGTCAGCTGCAAAGCCGCTACCCTGCATTACCTGTCATTATGATGACAGCGCATGGCTCAATTCCTGATGCAGTAGAGGCAACTAAGCAGGGCATTTTTGCATTTATAACTAAACCTGTAGATAAAGATGAGCTATTTGACAGCCTTGCTAAAGCGATAGAAATACATGGTGTTAATGCAGATGAAGCAGCACCTAAAAGTAATATAGTTACGCGCAGTGGTGCAATGCTGCACTTGTTAGAGCAAGTAAAACTACTTGGGCCAACGCAAGTTAATGTATTGATTTCGGGGGCTAGTGGTACAGGTAAAGAGTTACTCGCACAGGCGATTCATCAGCATAGTCATGTAAGCGGTGGCCCTTTCGTTGCAATTAACTGCGGCGCTGTACCGGGTGAGCTTTTAGAGTCAGAATTATTTGGTCATAAAAAAGGCTCGTTTACGGGCGCAATTAAAGATCATCAAGGTTTGTTTCAGCAAGCTGAGGGCGGCACGCTATTTTTAGACGAGATAGGCGATATGCCACTTAACTTGCAGGTTAAGTTACTGCGCGTATTACAAGAAAAAACAATTCGCCCCGTAGGCTTTCAAGAAGAAATTGCGATTGATGTACGAATCGTATCGGCAACACATAAAAATCTTCCTGAAGCTATTTTAAACCAGCAATTTAGAGAAGATTTATACTATCGCTTAAACGTAGTTAATTTAAAATTACCGCCATTGTGTGAGCGCCGCGAAGATATAAGCTTATTAGCACAGCACTTTAGTGCAAGCATTGCTAAGCGCATGAAGCAAACTGAAAAACACTTTGCAAGCGATGCTATGCATGCGCTTGTGCGTTACGACTGGCCAGGTAATATCCGCCAACTACAAAACGTAGTAGAGCAGGTTGTAGCATTAACGCCAAGCGATGTTATTTCAGAGCACTTAGTATTAGCTGCGCTAAATAGTAACGAAACAAACGTAGAACCATTATCACTAAACGACGCTAAAAAAGAGTTTGAGCGCGACTATGTGATTAACACTTTAAAAATGGCAGGTGGTAACGTAGCCGAAGGCGCTAAGCTTGCCAAGCGCAATCGCTCAGATTTTTATAAGTTGATTAAAAAGCATAATATTGATGTTGATAATTTAGGTTAA
- a CDS encoding amidohydrolase, whose translation MLLKKIIKPLILASLCASSSYTLAQTKVIYNANGYTPLYQGEVQQFTTLVIKNGKVVKLGSDTLKDSYPDAKLIDAHGNTLLPGLIDAHGHVIGLGDNLSQLDVRGAKSVDEVKNKLKIFAGNKQGWIIGRGWNQELWADTRFPTAKDLDKVVSDQPVVLSRVDSHAIWVNSKALELAGINAQTKAPEGGEIIKDEFGNPTGIFVDKAEALITQHMPAPSKQDISDSLDAAGKHLLSLGITSTHDAGIDKTTWEVYKERGDLGNLPLRIVAMLSGASPDLDTMLKAGRYHDKNDFMEIRSVKVYADGALGSRGAALIEEYADRPGHHGLMLETQRKLEALFTQSFKSGFSANTHAIGDKANKVVLDAYQNVFKKTGGILLRNRIEHAQIVTPEDIPRFKALKIIPSMQPVHATSDMHMAEQRLTEKQLSGAYAWQTFLKQGSVVAAGSDYPVELANPFDGLYSAITRMDHNKLPENGWRASEVLSREDALRAFTLGGAYSAHQEFKVGSLEKGKWADFILLDKDYFKVPVDEIYKTNVLQTWVAGKLRYKKEEIKKTP comes from the coding sequence ATGTTGCTCAAAAAAATAATCAAACCTCTCATCCTAGCAAGTCTTTGTGCAAGCTCTAGTTACACTCTCGCACAAACTAAAGTAATTTATAACGCCAATGGTTATACCCCTTTATACCAAGGTGAAGTACAGCAGTTTACTACCCTCGTTATTAAAAATGGCAAGGTAGTAAAACTAGGTAGCGATACACTTAAAGATAGCTACCCAGATGCCAAGCTAATTGACGCGCACGGTAATACCTTATTACCAGGCTTAATTGATGCTCATGGGCACGTTATTGGCCTTGGCGATAATTTATCGCAACTTGATGTACGCGGTGCAAAATCGGTTGATGAAGTAAAAAATAAACTAAAAATATTTGCTGGCAACAAACAAGGTTGGATTATAGGGCGAGGTTGGAACCAAGAGCTTTGGGCTGATACACGATTTCCTACAGCTAAAGATCTAGACAAAGTAGTGAGCGATCAACCTGTGGTGCTTTCGCGGGTTGATAGCCACGCCATTTGGGTTAATTCAAAAGCACTCGAACTTGCTGGTATTAACGCCCAAACAAAAGCGCCTGAAGGCGGTGAAATAATTAAAGACGAATTTGGCAATCCTACAGGTATTTTTGTAGATAAAGCAGAAGCGCTAATTACCCAGCATATGCCAGCCCCTTCAAAGCAAGATATAAGTGACTCGCTAGATGCAGCAGGTAAGCATTTATTAAGTTTAGGCATTACCTCTACTCACGATGCAGGTATTGATAAAACCACATGGGAGGTTTACAAAGAGCGCGGCGACCTCGGTAATTTACCGCTACGTATTGTGGCAATGTTAAGCGGTGCAAGCCCTGATTTAGACACGATGTTAAAGGCAGGCCGATACCACGACAAAAATGATTTTATGGAAATTCGCAGTGTTAAAGTTTACGCCGATGGCGCACTTGGCTCTCGCGGAGCCGCTCTGATTGAAGAATATGCAGACAGACCTGGTCACCATGGTTTAATGCTTGAAACACAAAGAAAACTCGAAGCGCTCTTTACACAAAGCTTTAAAAGCGGCTTTAGCGCAAATACTCACGCAATTGGCGATAAAGCAAATAAAGTAGTACTTGATGCCTATCAAAATGTGTTTAAAAAAACGGGCGGTATATTACTACGTAACCGAATAGAGCACGCACAAATTGTAACGCCTGAGGATATCCCTCGCTTTAAAGCGCTAAAAATAATCCCTTCAATGCAGCCAGTACATGCCACTTCTGATATGCATATGGCAGAACAACGCTTAACTGAAAAACAATTAAGCGGTGCCTATGCTTGGCAAACATTTTTAAAGCAAGGATCGGTTGTTGCAGCTGGCTCTGATTACCCGGTAGAGCTTGCAAATCCATTTGATGGTTTGTATTCAGCCATTACACGCATGGATCATAACAAACTACCTGAAAACGGCTGGCGCGCAAGTGAAGTACTAAGCCGCGAAGATGCATTACGTGCATTTACTCTCGGTGGCGCTTATTCAGCCCATCAAGAATTTAAGGTGGGTAGTTTAGAAAAAGGTAAATGGGCAGACTTTATTTTACTTGATAAAGACTACTTTAAAGTACCTGTTGACGAGATATACAAGACGAACGTACTACAAACCTGGGTTGCAGGTAAACTTCGCTATAAAAAAGAAGAGATTAAAAAAACACCATAA
- a CDS encoding sensor histidine kinase — MPATIAKKYHAMLNWRPNLIGQFAMSMLLSLLPLSIVVIVFLNALNKQLAVTQSIVSNNYQVTKSFNTLKQELNSLERATRQNWVLKSESLDKLIVDKWQSSLQSIDELKFVNTDKDYTHQWQRLYVTLQTAHVELVEQKQQQAELFVPVSDLVAELTLWLRDKNEAQITNNQNELTSLQTSFINWLVALIPLTLIVGGGFLWRISGRLKGLTTVIDKLGQGHWQQKISVKGSAELVELGEKLQWVQEQLHMLEQQKDTFLRHVTHELKTPLASMVEGTDLLTDEIVGPITAEQKAVLELISQSMVRLRTMIDSLLSYNAIRTSKDSLSEVEFSYLINKINSHFEHRLSARQQALQWQNNLPNKQLALPSELIEMILIQLISNGLKFSQDKQSVTINLALEQNQLCIAVLDKGCGIKEQEKTQIFSAFYQGKHSKNVTLQGSGLGLTIVKESVEQLRGTLTVEHNEPHGCRFSIKIPITKNLGVN, encoded by the coding sequence ATGCCAGCAACCATAGCTAAAAAATACCATGCAATGCTTAACTGGCGGCCTAATTTAATTGGGCAATTTGCAATGAGTATGCTGCTTTCGTTACTCCCGCTTTCTATAGTGGTGATTGTATTTTTAAATGCGCTTAACAAGCAATTAGCAGTGACTCAAAGTATCGTGAGTAACAACTACCAAGTTACCAAATCGTTTAATACTCTAAAACAAGAACTCAACAGCCTTGAGCGCGCCACTAGGCAAAACTGGGTATTAAAAAGCGAATCGTTAGATAAGCTCATTGTCGATAAATGGCAATCATCCCTGCAAAGTATTGATGAACTTAAATTTGTAAACACGGATAAAGATTACACCCACCAATGGCAACGCTTATATGTCACCTTACAAACAGCGCATGTAGAGCTTGTTGAGCAAAAACAACAGCAAGCGGAGCTATTTGTGCCAGTGAGCGATTTAGTTGCTGAGCTTACTTTATGGTTACGTGATAAAAATGAAGCGCAAATTACCAATAACCAAAATGAGCTTACAAGCCTACAAACTTCATTTATAAACTGGCTGGTGGCACTTATTCCGCTTACTTTAATTGTTGGTGGTGGTTTTTTATGGCGTATAAGTGGGCGACTAAAAGGGTTAACTACGGTTATTGATAAGCTAGGGCAGGGGCATTGGCAGCAAAAAATATCTGTGAAAGGCTCCGCTGAGCTAGTTGAGCTAGGAGAAAAACTCCAATGGGTGCAAGAGCAACTTCACATGCTTGAGCAGCAAAAAGATACCTTTTTACGCCATGTTACCCATGAGCTAAAAACGCCGCTTGCTTCAATGGTCGAAGGCACTGATTTACTAACTGATGAAATAGTAGGCCCAATTACTGCTGAGCAAAAAGCAGTGCTTGAGCTTATTAGCCAATCTATGGTGCGCCTTCGTACAATGATTGACAGCCTGCTGAGTTATAATGCGATTCGCACCAGTAAAGACAGCCTAAGCGAAGTTGAGTTTAGCTATCTTATTAATAAAATTAATAGCCATTTTGAACATCGCTTAAGTGCGCGTCAGCAAGCTCTGCAATGGCAAAATAACTTACCTAATAAACAGCTTGCTTTACCTAGTGAGCTTATTGAGATGATTTTAATTCAGCTTATTTCAAATGGCTTAAAATTTTCACAAGATAAGCAAAGCGTTACTATTAATTTAGCGCTTGAGCAAAACCAACTTTGCATTGCTGTACTTGATAAAGGGTGCGGTATTAAAGAGCAAGAAAAAACTCAAATTTTCAGCGCATTTTATCAAGGTAAACACAGTAAAAATGTTACGCTGCAAGGCAGTGGGCTTGGCTTAACTATTGTGAAAGAATCTGTTGAACAGCTAAGAGGTACACTTACTGTTGAGCATAACGAGCCGCATGGTTGCCGGTTTTCAATTAAAATTCCCATAACAAAAAATCTAGGAGTTAATTAA
- a CDS encoding DUF1543 domain-containing protein, producing MQLFMVYLGGRIQGCHIEMHDIRFVVGQNIEQTYSKLKSQWVGDRSSVHMDSYMAINHIDGFKIEVVDSYVEQNKQLYFVNLGAYRSDSMAEQHDFALYVASSSHEAKERAKSDLLAGLSHIHKDDLHDVDDCFTIDLLDSQLNIKLTPSGISQPIKPDWFGYHIL from the coding sequence ATGCAGTTATTTATGGTGTATTTAGGCGGCCGGATTCAAGGTTGCCACATTGAAATGCATGATATTCGTTTTGTTGTAGGGCAAAACATTGAGCAAACTTATTCAAAGTTAAAAAGCCAATGGGTAGGCGACAGAAGTAGTGTTCACATGGATAGCTACATGGCAATTAATCATATAGATGGTTTTAAAATAGAAGTAGTCGATAGCTATGTGGAGCAAAATAAACAACTCTATTTTGTAAATTTAGGCGCTTACAGAAGTGATTCTATGGCTGAGCAACACGACTTTGCACTGTATGTTGCAAGCAGTAGCCATGAAGCTAAAGAGCGAGCTAAAAGCGATTTGCTAGCAGGGCTTAGCCATATTCATAAAGATGATTTACATGACGTAGACGATTGCTTTACCATTGATTTACTCGACAGCCAGCTAAACATTAAGCTCACGCCCAGCGGTATATCGCAGCCTATAAAGCCAGACTGGTTTGGCTATCACATACTTTAA
- a CDS encoding cag pathogenicity island protein Cag25 yields MNKRILVISSLLALGFLGANAHAMDVHATFNELDKDSNGTLSEAEAGEDAVLHENFLQIDTNQDGQLSLDEFKKFIQ; encoded by the coding sequence ATGAACAAACGCATTTTAGTAATTTCATCATTACTAGCTTTAGGCTTTTTAGGCGCTAACGCACACGCAATGGACGTTCACGCGACTTTTAACGAGCTTGATAAAGACAGTAACGGCACATTAAGTGAAGCCGAAGCAGGTGAAGATGCCGTTCTACACGAAAATTTTTTACAAATTGATACTAATCAAGATGGGCAATTGTCGCTAGATGAATTCAAAAAATTTATTCAATAA
- a CDS encoding FlgO family outer membrane protein has product MLSKKISLTLSALFTLSLSACSTHPVYNGHAPQNNIGYNNAHNRYAEYNQPRVSNWQFPENNYRPVNSSKLLSNYTEQLAMKLIENMNYINSSTPIAITSFVNLDDNLQTTNIFGNHLAESFITELQEFGLSVVDYKHTGTVHVTPMGDFSFSRNGKDIKGYPHIEYTLTGTLTYTNRGVIVNARIIGAKSKVVVSSAKGFIPSFVVESLYPTRRTDGIVLDAIQ; this is encoded by the coding sequence ATGTTATCAAAAAAGATATCTCTTACTTTATCGGCACTTTTTACACTTTCACTTTCAGCGTGTTCTACTCATCCTGTTTATAATGGACATGCACCACAAAACAATATTGGCTATAATAACGCTCACAATCGCTATGCTGAATATAACCAGCCTCGTGTAAGTAACTGGCAGTTTCCTGAAAATAATTACCGCCCAGTTAACAGCAGTAAGTTACTAAGCAATTACACAGAGCAATTAGCAATGAAGCTAATTGAAAATATGAATTACATAAATAGTAGTACGCCTATCGCTATCACTTCGTTTGTAAATTTAGACGATAACCTGCAAACCACTAATATTTTTGGTAATCATTTAGCTGAAAGCTTTATTACTGAATTACAAGAGTTTGGTTTGTCTGTTGTTGATTATAAACACACAGGCACAGTACATGTGACGCCGATGGGTGATTTTTCGTTTAGCCGAAATGGTAAAGATATTAAAGGCTACCCACATATTGAATACACTTTAACTGGCACACTTACCTACACTAACCGTGGTGTTATTGTTAATGCCCGCATTATTGGCGCTAAATCTAAAGTAGTGGTGTCATCAGCTAAAGGATTTATTCCAAGCTTTGTAGTTGAGTCGCTATATCCTACTCGCAGAACCGATGGAATAGTACTAGACGCTATTCAATAA